One Chryseobacterium sp. StRB126 genomic region harbors:
- a CDS encoding polyphosphate kinase 2 family protein, which produces MDTNFSDDFRVNGKFSIKKASTSYKGKLTKEEGTQLLIQEKEKLRELQEKLYADGSQSLLVVLQAMDAAGKDSMIEHVFGGVNPQGCNVTSFKTPSSKEYSHDFLWRHYLALPQKGMIGIFNRSHYESVLVCKVHPEYNLSEKTWSSVKDFDNKFWENRYESIRNFEKHLAQNGTTIIKIFLNVSKDEQKKRLLDRINEQEKNWKFSAGDLPERALFDQYMEAYETVINETSKDHAPWYVLPADNKWFARTAAIQIIIDTLEKMNLKYPQLSEKDKEDLEQAKKHLLEE; this is translated from the coding sequence ATGGACACCAATTTCTCAGATGACTTTAGGGTAAATGGAAAATTTTCAATTAAAAAAGCTTCCACATCGTATAAAGGAAAACTTACCAAAGAAGAAGGAACACAATTATTAATCCAGGAAAAAGAAAAACTTCGTGAATTGCAGGAAAAGCTTTATGCTGATGGAAGTCAATCTCTCCTGGTTGTACTTCAGGCTATGGATGCTGCAGGAAAAGACAGCATGATAGAACATGTTTTTGGAGGAGTAAATCCTCAAGGCTGTAATGTAACCAGCTTTAAAACGCCAAGCTCAAAGGAATATTCACACGATTTTCTCTGGCGACATTATCTGGCATTACCCCAAAAAGGAATGATTGGAATTTTTAACCGCTCCCATTATGAAAGTGTTTTAGTCTGCAAAGTACACCCTGAATATAATTTAAGTGAAAAAACATGGTCTTCTGTAAAAGATTTCGACAATAAATTCTGGGAAAACCGCTACGAAAGCATCAGAAACTTTGAGAAGCATCTTGCCCAAAACGGCACTACAATCATTAAAATCTTTCTGAATGTTTCTAAGGATGAACAAAAGAAAAGGCTTTTGGACAGAATCAACGAACAGGAAAAAAACTGGAAGTTTTCTGCTGGTGACCTTCCGGAAAGAGCTTTATTTGATCAATATATGGAAGCTTATGAAACGGTAATCAACGAAACTTCAAAAGACCATGCACCATGGTATGTCCTTCCTGCAGACAATAAGTGGTTTGCAAGAACGGCAGCTATTCAGATTATTATAGATACTCTGGAGAAAATGAATCTTAAGTATCCCCAACTTTCCGAAAAAGATAAAGAAGATCTGGAGCAGGCTAAAAAACATTTATTAGAAGAGTAA
- a CDS encoding glycine-rich domain-containing protein — translation MKPEFTPILLNNAQLDYLQSPLWKRISDYQIDQAEVIIPFTRKLAQTEGWTRRFCLLVIEEYKKFVYLCCISKNGASPSIAVDKVWHLHLLYTTEYWKEFCPKILERELHHFPNVGGINDYNKHKDWYLETLKLYINVFRQNPPEPFWRIPKEIELFLLPESENKVRTIRQFTWKKTFEDLHSKVFTYIHGKSAYQ, via the coding sequence ATGAAACCTGAATTTACCCCCATTCTATTGAATAATGCACAGCTAGATTATCTCCAAAGCCCTTTGTGGAAAAGGATTTCAGATTACCAGATCGATCAGGCTGAGGTAATCATCCCTTTTACCCGAAAATTGGCTCAGACTGAAGGCTGGACAAGAAGATTTTGCCTGCTGGTCATTGAAGAATATAAAAAGTTTGTCTACTTATGCTGTATTTCCAAAAATGGGGCATCTCCTTCCATAGCCGTAGATAAAGTTTGGCATCTGCATTTACTCTATACTACCGAATATTGGAAAGAATTCTGTCCGAAAATTCTGGAAAGAGAATTACATCATTTTCCGAATGTAGGTGGAATTAATGATTATAATAAACATAAGGATTGGTATTTGGAAACATTGAAGCTTTATATCAATGTTTTCAGGCAAAATCCACCTGAACCTTTCTGGCGGATTCCAAAAGAAATTGAACTCTTCTTATTGCCTGAAAGTGAAAATAAGGTAAGAACGATCAGACAGTTCACATGGAAAAAGACCTTTGAAGATTTGCATTCAAAAGTCTTTACATATATTCATGGTAAATCGGCTTACCAATAA